The following coding sequences lie in one Treponema socranskii subsp. buccale genomic window:
- a CDS encoding DeoR/GlpR family DNA-binding transcription regulator, giving the protein MMKKNAVKTLEIERERYILDKIKTAGSVQVDSLAKELDVSAMTIRRDLTSLKTRGLINRCHGGAIIKQETPYYNKKVSNAAEKCRIANAAIKLIKANDTVFFDAGTTTYQIAQLIADREDVTVITDDLQIAMMLSQSRTNVYVCGGYIQKTTGCVMGMFAERIIENFLIDAAFIGTAAIDEDFTVRTPTLEKVALKRKIVENSDRSYLVADKEKFDKRATIKINTLADYTGVITDKKFTEKELIALRKKRISVIAV; this is encoded by the coding sequence ATGATGAAAAAAAATGCAGTAAAAACGTTGGAAATAGAACGGGAACGCTATATCTTGGATAAAATCAAAACGGCGGGCTCCGTTCAAGTGGATTCTCTCGCAAAAGAGCTCGACGTAAGCGCGATGACAATTCGCAGAGATTTGACGAGTTTAAAAACGCGCGGCCTCATCAACCGTTGCCACGGAGGGGCGATCATCAAACAGGAAACGCCGTATTACAACAAAAAAGTTTCCAACGCCGCCGAAAAATGCAGAATCGCAAATGCGGCGATAAAGCTCATCAAGGCGAACGATACCGTCTTTTTCGATGCGGGAACGACGACGTATCAAATCGCACAGCTCATCGCCGACAGAGAAGACGTAACGGTCATCACCGACGACTTACAGATCGCGATGATGCTGTCGCAGAGCAGGACAAACGTATACGTCTGCGGCGGATATATTCAAAAGACGACCGGATGTGTGATGGGTATGTTTGCCGAACGGATAATCGAAAACTTTCTTATCGACGCGGCGTTTATCGGAACGGCTGCGATCGACGAAGATTTTACCGTACGTACGCCGACGCTCGAAAAAGTCGCGCTGAAGCGAAAGATTGTCGAAAACAGCGACCGCTCGTATCTCGTCGCGGACAAAGAAAAATTCGATAAGCGGGCGACGATCAAAATCAATACGCTTGCCGACTATACCGGTGTCATCACCGATAAAAAATTCACGGAAAAGGAGCTGATCGCGCTGCGCAAAAAACGCATCAGCGTGATCGCCGTATAA